The following coding sequences lie in one Methylotenera versatilis 301 genomic window:
- the typA gene encoding translational GTPase TypA, with protein MSRNLRNIAIIAHVDHGKTTMVDKLLHQAGTFTGHQVVSERVMDSGDIEKERGITILAKNTALNYEGTHINVVDTPGHADFGGEVERVLGMVDGVVLLVDAVEGPMPQTRFVTKKALALGLKPIVVINKVDRPGARTDWVVNQTFDLFANLGATDEQLDFPVVYASAINGYAMLDMKTPSDNMRALFETILSHVAPPEGDSTAPLQLQISALDYSTYTGRLGVGRITNGKIKPGQAVTVMNEDKQIAVGKINQVLGFRGLERVAVEEAEAGDIVIISGLDDIGIGFTVCDRENPKGLPHLGVDEPTLTMDFMVNTSPLAGTEGKFVTSRQIRDRLTKELLVNVALRVEDTEDADVFRVSGRGELHLTILLENMRREGFEMAVGKPKVVYREINGEKCEPYEILTVDVEDEHQGAAMEELGRRRGEMQNMESDGNGRTRLEYRIPARGLIGFQGEFLTMTRGTGLMGHVFDDYAPVKADMPGRRNGVLISAENGEAVAYALWKLQDRGKMFTVPGDKLYEGMIIGIHSRDNDLIVNPIKGKQLTNIRSSGTDEAVRLITPIALSLESAVEFIDDDELVEITPKTIRIRKRYLLEHERKRSIKG; from the coding sequence ATGTCTCGTAATTTAAGAAATATCGCAATTATCGCCCACGTTGACCATGGTAAAACGACTATGGTTGATAAACTTTTACATCAAGCTGGTACGTTTACAGGACACCAAGTTGTGTCTGAACGTGTTATGGATAGTGGCGATATTGAAAAAGAACGCGGCATTACCATTTTAGCTAAAAATACTGCCTTGAACTATGAAGGTACACATATTAACGTGGTAGATACCCCAGGCCATGCTGACTTCGGTGGTGAGGTTGAGCGCGTATTAGGTATGGTGGATGGTGTTGTTCTATTAGTAGATGCCGTTGAAGGCCCAATGCCGCAAACACGTTTCGTCACGAAAAAAGCTTTAGCGCTTGGTTTAAAACCAATCGTAGTAATTAATAAGGTAGACCGTCCGGGTGCGCGTACTGATTGGGTTGTAAACCAAACGTTTGATTTGTTCGCTAACTTAGGCGCAACGGATGAGCAGTTGGATTTCCCAGTTGTATACGCGTCAGCAATCAATGGCTACGCCATGTTGGATATGAAAACACCAAGCGACAATATGCGTGCGCTGTTTGAAACCATTTTAAGCCATGTAGCGCCACCAGAAGGTGATAGCACTGCACCGCTTCAATTACAAATTTCAGCATTAGATTACTCTACTTACACTGGTCGTTTAGGCGTTGGTCGTATCACTAACGGTAAAATCAAGCCTGGCCAAGCTGTGACAGTGATGAATGAAGATAAACAAATCGCTGTAGGTAAAATCAATCAAGTACTTGGTTTCCGTGGTTTAGAGCGTGTTGCGGTTGAAGAAGCTGAAGCTGGCGACATTGTGATTATTTCTGGTTTAGATGATATTGGTATCGGCTTCACTGTGTGTGATCGTGAAAATCCAAAAGGCTTGCCACACTTAGGCGTGGATGAGCCAACCTTGACGATGGACTTTATGGTGAATACTTCACCATTAGCAGGTACAGAAGGTAAGTTTGTGACTTCACGTCAAATTCGTGACCGTTTAACTAAAGAGCTTTTAGTGAACGTTGCTTTACGTGTTGAAGATACTGAAGATGCAGACGTATTCCGTGTTTCTGGTCGCGGTGAGTTGCACTTGACGATTTTATTAGAAAACATGCGCCGTGAAGGTTTCGAAATGGCTGTAGGTAAGCCAAAGGTAGTTTACCGTGAAATCAATGGTGAAAAATGTGAGCCGTACGAAATTCTTACAGTTGACGTAGAAGATGAGCATCAAGGTGCAGCGATGGAGGAGTTAGGTCGTCGTCGTGGTGAAATGCAAAATATGGAATCAGATGGTAATGGCCGTACGCGTTTAGAATACAGAATTCCAGCACGTGGTTTGATTGGTTTCCAAGGTGAGTTTTTAACTATGACACGTGGTACAGGTTTGATGGGCCATGTGTTTGATGACTACGCACCAGTAAAAGCAGATATGCCAGGTCGTCGTAATGGTGTATTGATTTCAGCTGAAAATGGTGAAGCTGTGGCCTACGCGCTTTGGAAGTTACAAGACCGCGGTAAAATGTTCACAGTGCCAGGTGATAAATTGTACGAAGGTATGATTATTGGTATTCACAGCCGTGATAACGATTTGATTGTAAACCCGATTAAAGGTAAGCAATTGACTAACATTCGTTCATCAGGTACTGATGAAGCGGTGCGTTTGATTACTCCAATCGCATTATCATTAGAATCAGCAGTTGAGTTTATTGATGATGATGAGTTGGTTGAAATTACACCTAAAACCATTCGTATCCGTAAACGTTACTTGTTAGAGCACGAGCGTAAACGTTCAATTAAAGGTTAA
- a CDS encoding cytochrome c3 family protein has protein sequence MINCLLIKISHNKRGMPVRSYRTLTAEELSIGRGAECNIHLLDPRISMHHAIIKRLDDGQLHLVAVNGELEVDGAILPNIALTHGTQVMIGPFQLKVEPAPPDVNIAVSLTLLHLLPDDFQDLKSRTHEPLRGASAFKKKLALSLVAFIALVFLVLPLAQNLIPNLHAAMAKLPLGFDRAWSPGHISNSHLHFGSQCSNCHEVLTQQVTDKACIKCHQNVAPHIANPKLQERVFNHNKLFMDGIRCAECHREHKAPYPLARQDNSTCVRCHGNIKAVDSNTKLPNIHDFDRDHPVFKLTFLTGDKQKKIERIPQTDKARLVEQSGLKFPHSQHFGKVQGPNGVWDIREMTCTNCHQQEGKEMRFKPVSYNRDCVTCHANQLTMGPPDALITVPHGSEQNVMNALKVQAPKQVAHYSESLKTDGCAYCHEINDFKAETKVATKTEAKADSVDSKVKTNPDDHLPWHVAPLNINQDWFSKAHFNHASHQTQKCQSCHAVEESDSSADVAMPDRQSCLRCHSGNSPKPKRIASSCMSCHDFHDSHVMHESLPEQK, from the coding sequence ATGATTAATTGCCTTTTAATCAAAATCTCACATAATAAGCGCGGCATGCCCGTGCGTAGTTACCGTACGCTAACCGCTGAAGAGTTGTCGATTGGACGTGGCGCAGAATGTAACATTCACCTACTCGACCCACGCATTTCCATGCACCACGCCATTATCAAACGCTTGGATGATGGGCAGCTTCATTTGGTTGCAGTCAATGGTGAGCTTGAAGTAGATGGCGCAATACTGCCAAATATTGCACTTACACATGGCACGCAAGTCATGATTGGGCCGTTTCAGTTAAAGGTCGAGCCTGCTCCACCTGATGTAAATATTGCCGTGTCACTAACCTTACTACATCTTTTACCAGATGATTTTCAAGATTTAAAGTCACGAACACACGAACCTCTTAGGGGTGCGTCAGCCTTTAAGAAAAAACTGGCGCTATCGTTAGTGGCATTTATTGCGCTTGTTTTTCTGGTACTACCGTTAGCTCAAAATCTGATTCCTAATCTCCATGCAGCAATGGCAAAACTGCCTTTAGGATTTGATCGAGCATGGAGCCCCGGACATATTTCTAATTCACACCTGCACTTTGGATCGCAATGTTCTAATTGCCATGAAGTATTAACACAGCAGGTGACAGACAAAGCCTGCATAAAATGTCATCAAAACGTTGCGCCACATATTGCCAATCCTAAGTTACAAGAGCGAGTATTTAATCACAACAAACTGTTCATGGACGGCATACGCTGCGCTGAATGTCACCGTGAACACAAAGCGCCATATCCACTGGCACGACAAGATAATAGTACCTGTGTTAGATGTCACGGCAATATTAAGGCGGTCGATAGCAACACCAAACTACCGAACATTCATGACTTCGATCGTGATCACCCTGTCTTTAAACTCACGTTTTTAACGGGTGATAAACAGAAGAAAATTGAGCGCATTCCACAAACTGACAAAGCACGGCTAGTCGAGCAATCAGGCCTCAAATTTCCACACTCGCAGCATTTTGGCAAAGTACAAGGGCCAAATGGCGTTTGGGACATACGCGAAATGACATGTACTAATTGCCATCAGCAAGAAGGCAAAGAGATGCGTTTTAAACCAGTTTCTTATAACCGTGATTGCGTGACGTGCCATGCTAACCAGCTGACAATGGGCCCGCCAGATGCACTCATCACTGTGCCACATGGATCAGAACAAAACGTGATGAATGCACTAAAGGTGCAAGCACCTAAACAAGTTGCGCATTATTCAGAATCTTTAAAAACTGACGGTTGCGCATACTGCCATGAAATCAATGATTTTAAAGCTGAAACTAAGGTTGCAACTAAGACTGAAGCAAAAGCTGACTCTGTCGATTCTAAGGTTAAGACCAATCCTGATGATCACTTGCCATGGCACGTAGCACCTTTAAATATCAACCAAGATTGGTTCAGCAAGGCGCATTTTAATCACGCTTCACATCAAACTCAGAAATGTCAGTCTTGCCATGCTGTAGAAGAGTCTGATTCTAGTGCAGATGTTGCAATGCCTGATCGCCAATCATGCTTAAGATGCCATTCTGGTAACAGCCCGAAACCTAAGCGTATTGCAAGCAGCTGTATGTCATGCCATGACTTTCATGACTCACATGTGATGCATGAATCTTTACCAGAACAAAAGTAA